A window from Catenulispora sp. MAP5-51 encodes these proteins:
- a CDS encoding SseB family protein — MYGYPQEPPPSQVANPALSDAIRAFTGGVMGPEDFYTVFNSAKIYCPRGEQPGFLALHDTPEPVIPMFSSLTELRAYSGEESRYFTVTGGEVLDLLPTGYGIVLDIEGEHRIVFDAKAIEQMTAYAMQRLYGA; from the coding sequence GTGTACGGCTATCCCCAGGAGCCCCCGCCGTCCCAGGTGGCCAACCCCGCCCTGAGCGACGCGATCCGCGCGTTCACCGGCGGCGTGATGGGCCCCGAGGACTTCTACACGGTGTTCAACAGCGCGAAGATCTACTGCCCGCGCGGCGAACAGCCGGGATTCCTGGCCCTGCACGACACCCCCGAGCCGGTGATCCCCATGTTCAGCTCACTCACGGAGCTGCGCGCCTACTCCGGCGAGGAGTCGCGGTACTTCACCGTGACCGGCGGCGAGGTCCTGGACCTGCTGCCGACCGGGTACGGCATCGTGCTGGACATCGAGGGGGAGCACCGCATCGTGTTCGACGCCAAGGCGATCGAGCAGATGACGGCTTACGCGATGCAGCGGTTGTACGGGGCTTAG
- a CDS encoding Uma2 family endonuclease: MSVGFVEVPLPDSPYEMWIRGELERYLGLPEGFRAEIIEGDIVVSPAPRFAHNWFATSIIAAMARAADADPTFRWVAIAGTGAGEPEARGWIPDVAIMDRGRASEALAADEAVITPLDMAMAIEITSPSNADHDREPGPQHRRRNGNRIMTKWTDCASAGVEYYLLVDRDPRVVRATLHCDPNPGTGRYESAAAWGFGQPIILPEPFGVTIDTTEWTAWPTSNP, encoded by the coding sequence ATGAGCGTCGGCTTTGTGGAAGTTCCACTCCCGGACTCGCCGTACGAGATGTGGATCCGCGGCGAGCTCGAGCGTTATCTCGGCCTGCCGGAGGGCTTCCGCGCCGAGATCATCGAGGGGGACATCGTCGTGTCGCCTGCTCCCCGCTTCGCCCACAACTGGTTCGCCACGAGCATCATCGCCGCGATGGCGCGGGCAGCAGATGCTGATCCCACCTTTCGCTGGGTGGCGATCGCCGGCACGGGCGCCGGCGAACCCGAGGCCAGGGGATGGATTCCCGATGTGGCCATCATGGATCGGGGGCGCGCCTCGGAGGCACTCGCCGCGGATGAGGCCGTGATCACCCCGTTGGACATGGCCATGGCCATCGAGATCACCTCGCCGTCGAACGCCGACCACGACCGCGAGCCAGGCCCTCAGCATCGGCGGAGGAACGGGAACCGGATCATGACCAAGTGGACCGACTGCGCGTCCGCCGGGGTCGAGTACTACCTGCTGGTCGACCGGGACCCGCGCGTCGTGCGCGCGACGCTCCACTGCGATCCGAATCCGGGAACGGGCCGCTACGAGTCTGCGGCCGCCTGGGGTTTTGGACAGCCGATCATCCTGCCGGAGCCGTTCGGCGTGACCATCGATACCACCGAATGGACGGCGTGGCCCACGTCGAACCCCTAA
- a CDS encoding phage holin family protein — protein MKKLLLKIGINGVALWVTTLVVSGVKIVVDPNAPDATKQKVLTILIVAVVFAAVNTLVKPLVQIATFGLFILTLGLITFVINALMLLLTSKICDHYHVRFHVDGVAAALIGAFVISVVSIALHAMLPDDVKR, from the coding sequence GTGAAGAAACTGCTGCTGAAGATCGGTATCAACGGTGTCGCGCTGTGGGTCACCACCCTGGTGGTGTCCGGCGTGAAGATCGTGGTCGACCCGAACGCCCCGGACGCCACCAAGCAGAAGGTGCTCACCATCCTGATCGTCGCGGTCGTCTTCGCCGCGGTGAACACTCTGGTGAAGCCCTTGGTGCAGATCGCCACGTTCGGGTTGTTCATCCTGACCCTGGGGCTGATCACGTTCGTGATCAACGCGCTCATGCTGTTGCTCACCTCGAAGATCTGCGACCACTACCACGTGCGCTTCCACGTGGACGGCGTCGCGGCCGCCCTGATCGGGGCGTTCGTGATCAGCGTGGTCTCCATAGCCCTGCACGCGATGCTCCCGGACGACGTCAAGCGCTAG
- a CDS encoding DUF2079 domain-containing protein: MRVPLRAAHDGSAAATPRTWGRLGYGAFDLTIFDQAVRNYAQFHLPYVPVKGAYAGTGVDFLQLGDHFSPVNALAAPLYWIWPDVRMLLLLQAALYAAASGVVWSYAKDALGRVPAHFVGVAFGLSWGIQEATLVGYHELDWAVLVVPLALRRLQRGRPGQALAVACSLFLVKEEMGLIVAVFGLLLWLRGERRLAVIAAVAGVVWSAIAITVLVPRIGGMHNQYWSYDSLGANPKQAALHVVEHPLSTVHLLVSTSAKQDLLLWLLVVSAGACLLSPIALLAVPPLLLRMLSDTATYSEPKFHYNAPLMGILLIAGVEGVAKVMRWLDGMEEQSPGQPGELARLFLRTWLAAITAVTVIGLQYHAYDALSAAASPAQKSFRAAAKTAVAMIPKDATVEAESAIAVPLSARTRNLILAEPGKPHGSRWVVLGKASPIDWPWASGSQVEKARRWYLANGYVTRFSRDGVYVLYRTGPVPAGIDNVWGQRPQ, translated from the coding sequence GTGCGGGTGCCGCTGCGCGCGGCGCACGACGGGAGCGCGGCCGCCACCCCGAGAACGTGGGGCCGGCTCGGCTATGGCGCCTTCGACCTCACGATCTTCGACCAGGCGGTCCGCAACTACGCGCAGTTCCACCTGCCGTACGTCCCGGTGAAGGGCGCCTACGCCGGCACCGGCGTGGACTTCCTCCAGCTCGGCGACCACTTCTCGCCGGTCAACGCGCTGGCCGCGCCGCTGTACTGGATCTGGCCGGACGTCAGGATGCTGCTGCTCCTGCAGGCCGCGCTGTACGCGGCGGCCTCCGGCGTCGTCTGGTCGTACGCGAAGGACGCGCTGGGCCGGGTCCCGGCGCACTTCGTGGGCGTCGCCTTCGGGCTGTCCTGGGGCATCCAGGAGGCCACGCTGGTCGGCTACCACGAACTGGACTGGGCCGTCCTGGTCGTCCCGCTCGCGCTGCGCCGGCTCCAGCGGGGCCGGCCCGGGCAGGCCCTGGCCGTGGCGTGCAGCCTGTTCCTCGTCAAGGAGGAGATGGGCCTGATCGTCGCGGTCTTCGGGCTGCTGTTGTGGCTGCGCGGGGAGCGCAGGCTGGCAGTGATCGCGGCGGTCGCCGGCGTGGTCTGGTCGGCGATCGCGATCACGGTGCTGGTGCCGAGGATCGGCGGGATGCACAACCAGTACTGGAGCTACGACTCGCTCGGCGCCAACCCGAAGCAGGCCGCGCTGCACGTGGTGGAGCACCCGCTGTCGACGGTGCACCTGCTGGTGTCCACCAGCGCCAAGCAGGACCTGCTGTTGTGGCTTCTCGTGGTCTCGGCCGGGGCCTGCCTGCTCTCGCCGATCGCGCTGCTGGCGGTGCCGCCGCTGCTGTTGCGCATGCTGTCGGACACCGCGACGTACTCGGAGCCGAAGTTCCACTACAACGCGCCGCTGATGGGGATCCTGCTGATCGCCGGCGTCGAGGGTGTCGCGAAGGTCATGCGGTGGCTGGACGGGATGGAGGAGCAGAGCCCGGGACAGCCCGGCGAGCTCGCCCGGCTGTTCCTGCGCACCTGGCTGGCGGCGATCACCGCGGTGACCGTGATCGGCCTGCAGTACCACGCCTACGACGCGCTGAGCGCGGCCGCCTCCCCGGCCCAGAAGTCGTTCCGGGCCGCGGCCAAGACCGCGGTGGCGATGATCCCGAAGGACGCGACGGTCGAGGCCGAGAGCGCGATCGCCGTGCCGCTGAGCGCGCGGACCAGGAACCTGATCCTGGCCGAGCCGGGCAAGCCGCACGGCTCGCGCTGGGTGGTGCTGGGCAAGGCCTCGCCGATCGACTGGCCGTGGGCGAGCGGCTCCCAGGTGGAGAAGGCGCGGCGCTGGTATCTGGCCAACGGGTACGTGACGCGCTTCAGCCGTGACGGCGTCTACGTGCTCTACCGGACCGGTCCGGTGCCCGCGGGGATCGACAACGTGTGGGGCCAGCGGCCGCAGTAG
- a CDS encoding class E sortase — protein MARAGAILRVTVRTVGELLVTFSVLLALFIVYQLYYTNVVGRQAMDHEVASMHRQWTDAPPARAAPAAPHGESAPAVAPPPPAVLHNGDDVAILHIPRLGSGIGAAGIPVLEGVGLDILNKATGHYPGTALPGQIGNFSVAGHRKTHGEPFRHLDEMRAGDLVYVETAQAWYTYRIDADPVIVQPTDLGVVDPVPGEPGVRPTQSLITLTTCNPWWSSTQRMIVTGHLIATGAHP, from the coding sequence ATGGCGAGGGCAGGGGCGATTCTGCGTGTCACGGTCAGGACGGTCGGCGAGCTGCTGGTCACCTTCTCGGTGCTGCTGGCGCTGTTCATCGTGTATCAGCTCTATTACACGAACGTGGTCGGCCGGCAGGCGATGGACCACGAGGTGGCCTCCATGCACCGGCAGTGGACGGACGCCCCGCCCGCGCGTGCGGCGCCCGCGGCGCCGCACGGCGAGTCCGCCCCGGCGGTGGCGCCGCCCCCGCCCGCGGTGCTGCACAACGGCGACGACGTCGCGATCCTGCACATCCCGCGCCTGGGCTCCGGGATCGGCGCCGCCGGGATCCCGGTGCTGGAAGGCGTCGGGCTGGACATCCTGAACAAGGCCACCGGCCACTATCCGGGCACCGCGCTGCCGGGGCAGATCGGCAACTTCTCGGTCGCCGGCCACCGCAAGACGCACGGCGAGCCGTTCCGCCACCTCGACGAGATGCGCGCCGGCGACCTGGTCTACGTGGAGACCGCGCAGGCCTGGTACACCTACCGGATCGACGCCGACCCGGTGATCGTGCAGCCCACCGATCTGGGGGTGGTGGACCCGGTGCCCGGGGAGCCCGGGGTCCGGCCGACGCAGAGTCTCATCACCCTGACGACCTGCAATCCCTGGTGGTCCTCCACCCAGCGGATGATCGTGACCGGCCATCTGATCGCCACCGGTGCGCACCCGTGA
- a CDS encoding acyl-CoA dehydrogenase, giving the protein MSHYKSNLRDIEFNLFEVFGRGEVYGTGEYADMDVDTAKSILAEVERLAVDELAPSLLDSDRNPPIFHPETYSATLPESFKRSYKQFMDAEWWRLGLPVELGGTPTPRTLRWSVAELVLGANPAIWMYSSGADFATVVWNLGTEEQRNVARHMVEGQWGSTMVLTEPDAGSDVGAGRTKAIQQADGSWHIEGVKRFITSGEHDLSENIIHLVLARPEGAGPGTKGLSLFIVPKFDFDWETGALGERNGAYVTNVEHKMGLKASTTCEVTFGQAGVPAKGWLLGEVHDGIAQMFNIIEFARMMVGTKAISTLSTGYLNALEYAKERVQGADLTTPGKDAPRVTITHHPDVRRSLMTQKAYVEGMRSLVLYTASFQDAIEQARAAGTEDKNAERMNDLLLPIVKGYGSEKSYEQLAQALQIFGGSGFLQEYPLEQYIRDAKIDSLYEGTTAIQSLDLFFRKIVKDGGVALNGLNEEISKFLAINPGGEELARERQLLATAQAEVGGMLKAMLDKAGESLSDSKQLYVVAQNTVRFLFALGDVIVSWLLLRGATVALEALDGGAAGRDVPFYTGKVAAAKFFARNTLPLLAAQRAIVEATDNSLMDVPEEAF; this is encoded by the coding sequence ATGAGCCACTACAAGTCGAACCTGCGCGACATCGAGTTCAACCTCTTCGAGGTGTTCGGGCGCGGCGAGGTCTACGGGACCGGCGAGTACGCCGACATGGACGTCGACACCGCCAAGTCGATCCTGGCCGAGGTCGAGCGGCTGGCCGTGGACGAGCTGGCGCCGAGCCTGCTCGACTCCGACCGCAACCCTCCGATCTTCCACCCCGAGACCTACTCCGCCACGCTGCCGGAGAGCTTCAAGCGCTCCTACAAGCAGTTCATGGACGCCGAGTGGTGGCGTCTGGGCCTGCCGGTCGAGCTCGGCGGCACCCCGACCCCGCGCACGCTGCGCTGGTCGGTGGCCGAGCTGGTGCTGGGCGCGAACCCGGCGATCTGGATGTACTCCTCCGGCGCCGACTTCGCGACCGTGGTGTGGAACCTGGGTACCGAGGAGCAGCGCAACGTCGCCCGGCACATGGTCGAGGGCCAGTGGGGCTCGACCATGGTGCTCACCGAGCCGGACGCCGGCTCCGACGTGGGCGCCGGCCGGACCAAGGCGATCCAGCAGGCCGACGGCTCCTGGCACATCGAGGGTGTGAAGCGGTTCATCACCTCCGGCGAGCACGACCTGAGCGAGAACATCATCCACCTGGTGCTGGCCCGCCCCGAGGGCGCCGGCCCCGGCACCAAGGGCCTGTCGCTGTTCATCGTGCCGAAGTTCGACTTCGACTGGGAGACCGGCGCGCTCGGCGAGCGCAACGGCGCCTACGTCACCAACGTCGAGCACAAGATGGGCCTGAAGGCCTCCACCACCTGCGAGGTCACCTTCGGCCAGGCCGGCGTGCCGGCCAAGGGCTGGCTGCTCGGCGAGGTGCACGACGGCATCGCCCAGATGTTCAACATCATCGAGTTCGCGCGCATGATGGTCGGCACCAAGGCCATCTCCACCCTGTCCACCGGCTACCTGAACGCGCTGGAGTACGCCAAGGAGCGCGTGCAGGGCGCGGACCTGACCACCCCGGGCAAGGACGCGCCGCGCGTCACCATCACGCACCACCCGGACGTGCGCCGCTCGCTGATGACGCAGAAGGCCTACGTCGAGGGCATGCGCTCCCTGGTGCTGTACACCGCGTCCTTCCAGGACGCGATCGAGCAGGCCCGCGCCGCCGGCACCGAGGACAAGAACGCCGAGCGCATGAACGACCTGCTGCTGCCGATCGTGAAGGGCTACGGCTCGGAGAAGTCCTACGAGCAGCTGGCGCAGGCGCTGCAGATCTTCGGCGGCTCCGGCTTCCTGCAGGAGTACCCGCTGGAGCAGTACATCCGCGACGCCAAGATCGACTCGCTGTACGAGGGCACGACCGCGATCCAGTCCCTGGACCTGTTCTTCCGCAAGATCGTGAAGGACGGCGGCGTCGCGCTGAACGGCCTGAACGAGGAGATCTCGAAGTTCCTGGCCATCAACCCCGGCGGTGAGGAGCTGGCCCGCGAGCGCCAGCTGCTGGCGACCGCGCAAGCCGAGGTCGGCGGGATGCTGAAGGCGATGCTGGACAAGGCCGGCGAGTCGCTGTCCGACTCCAAGCAGCTGTACGTGGTCGCGCAGAACACCGTGCGCTTCCTGTTCGCGCTCGGCGACGTCATCGTCTCCTGGCTGCTGCTGCGCGGCGCCACGGTCGCGCTGGAGGCGCTGGACGGCGGCGCGGCGGGCCGCGACGTGCCGTTCTACACCGGCAAGGTGGCCGCGGCGAAGTTCTTCGCCCGGAACACCCTGCCGCTGCTGGCCGCGCAGCGCGCGATCGTCGAGGCCACCGACAACTCGCTGATGGACGTGCCGGAGGAGGCTTTCTAA
- a CDS encoding LPXTG cell wall anchor domain-containing protein has protein sequence MDGQQQHTKRVTRRVTRRVAGIGGAVTVAAAALAVFAPAADAGTTSVSYTACTSSNPQLSAPPPNYTSQVTLTPQGSSFQVGKAISITWHYSISTAPGPVGIPVANVATAKAKILISGAASSTVTTGSSANFPPAPVAAGGTFQIPDMTATFTPTAAGTYKLTPGDNEQDITQFSLVVACKGAASGPAATITVAPASGGGGGTSSSSSKPSSSGSSSASGGSSTSSTGAGGSTGSTGTDTGTGSGTGSSSSTTGVLPHTGFDGRWLAGGAVLAAVLGGTGLYATRRRRGSHD, from the coding sequence ATGGATGGTCAACAGCAGCACACAAAGCGTGTTACCCGGCGTGTTACCCGGCGCGTGGCCGGGATCGGCGGGGCGGTCACGGTGGCCGCCGCGGCGCTCGCGGTCTTCGCACCGGCCGCGGACGCCGGCACCACGAGCGTCAGCTACACGGCCTGTACCAGCAGCAATCCCCAGCTCTCGGCGCCGCCGCCGAACTACACCTCACAGGTCACCCTGACACCTCAGGGTTCTTCGTTCCAGGTGGGCAAGGCGATCTCGATCACCTGGCACTACTCCATCTCCACCGCTCCGGGCCCGGTCGGGATCCCGGTGGCGAACGTGGCCACCGCCAAGGCGAAGATCCTCATCAGCGGTGCGGCGAGCTCGACGGTCACCACCGGGTCGTCGGCGAACTTCCCGCCCGCGCCGGTCGCGGCCGGCGGGACGTTTCAGATCCCTGACATGACGGCGACCTTCACGCCCACCGCCGCCGGGACGTACAAGCTGACCCCCGGCGACAACGAGCAGGACATCACGCAGTTCAGTCTGGTGGTGGCGTGCAAGGGCGCGGCGTCCGGCCCGGCCGCGACGATCACGGTGGCGCCGGCGTCCGGCGGGGGCGGCGGCACGTCGTCCTCGAGCTCCAAGCCGTCCTCGTCCGGCAGCTCGAGCGCTTCAGGCGGGTCCTCGACGTCGAGCACCGGCGCCGGGGGCTCCACCGGGTCCACCGGCACCGACACCGGGACCGGCTCGGGCACCGGGTCCAGCAGCTCGACCACGGGCGTCCTGCCGCACACCGGCTTCGACGGCCGCTGGCTGGCCGGCGGGGCGGTCCTGGCCGCGGTGCTCGGCGGGACGGGCCTGTACGCCACCCGGCGCCGGCGCGGGAGCCACGACTAG
- a CDS encoding MarR family winged helix-turn-helix transcriptional regulator, which produces MTAVEQRLGHKVKSLEQELSGAKDAVLRPMGVTVPQYTALLVINDEPGISGAELARRCLVTPQTMTTVLGNLTLKGYIERRSVPGQGRAMETTITTAGKRILAKADKEVLAVEKTLAGTMAVKDQATFAKLLDQARAPFTKEEAAPKPVKRAVRTTAKKTAKKAPAKKTAAAKAAPAKKAAAKKTVKKAAAKKTAKKTAKKTAR; this is translated from the coding sequence ATGACTGCGGTGGAACAGCGGCTCGGCCACAAGGTCAAGAGCCTCGAACAGGAACTCAGCGGGGCCAAGGACGCCGTGCTTCGGCCGATGGGCGTGACGGTCCCCCAGTACACGGCCCTGCTCGTCATCAATGACGAGCCCGGCATCAGCGGAGCGGAGCTGGCGCGGCGTTGTCTGGTCACCCCTCAGACGATGACCACGGTCCTGGGCAACCTGACGCTCAAGGGTTACATCGAGCGCCGCTCGGTGCCCGGCCAGGGTCGCGCCATGGAGACCACGATCACCACGGCCGGCAAGCGGATCCTGGCCAAGGCCGACAAGGAGGTGCTGGCCGTCGAGAAGACACTGGCCGGCACCATGGCGGTCAAGGACCAGGCCACGTTCGCCAAGCTGCTGGACCAGGCGCGCGCCCCCTTCACCAAGGAGGAGGCCGCTCCGAAGCCGGTGAAGCGGGCGGTGCGGACCACGGCGAAGAAGACCGCGAAGAAGGCCCCGGCCAAGAAGACCGCGGCGGCCAAGGCCGCCCCGGCCAAGAAGGCGGCGGCCAAGAAGACCGTGAAGAAGGCGGCCGCGAAGAAGACCGCCAAGAAGACGGCCAAGAAGACCGCGCGCTGA
- a CDS encoding fructosamine kinase family protein, translated as MASTVADRVAALLNRAVLGVAAIGGGSFGKTYRIQFFSGGAAFVKTLEHAEKVAGPGYFDAEAAGLRWLREAVGADGASGGVRVPEVLGVAEDILVTSWVAPGRPTPDGAEEFGRRLASLHARGAHGFGADWPGYIAVLPLDNRGDEDWATFYAARRVLPYVRLARDRGHLDAEGAQVIEEVCTRIDFLAGEEERPSRIHGDAWSGNILWDGRGEGWFIDPAAHGGHRETDLAMLALFPPPYLDRIIAAYDEVHPLADGWQERVPLHQLHPLLVHAALYGSDYGVRAASVARELAERLR; from the coding sequence ATGGCGAGTACTGTCGCGGACCGCGTGGCCGCCCTGCTGAACAGGGCCGTGCTCGGCGTGGCCGCCATCGGAGGCGGCTCCTTCGGGAAGACGTACCGCATACAGTTCTTCAGCGGCGGGGCGGCGTTCGTCAAGACGTTGGAGCACGCGGAGAAGGTCGCAGGTCCCGGGTACTTCGACGCCGAGGCGGCGGGCCTGCGCTGGCTGCGCGAAGCGGTCGGCGCCGACGGCGCCTCCGGCGGTGTTCGGGTCCCCGAAGTGCTGGGCGTGGCCGAGGACATCCTGGTGACCTCGTGGGTCGCGCCGGGCCGCCCGACCCCCGACGGCGCCGAGGAGTTCGGCCGGCGCCTGGCCTCCCTGCACGCCCGCGGCGCGCACGGTTTCGGCGCCGACTGGCCGGGCTACATCGCGGTCCTGCCGCTGGACAACCGCGGGGACGAGGACTGGGCCACCTTCTACGCCGCGCGCCGGGTCCTGCCCTACGTGCGGCTGGCCCGCGACCGCGGCCACCTGGACGCCGAGGGCGCACAGGTGATCGAGGAGGTCTGCACCCGCATCGACTTCCTGGCCGGCGAGGAGGAGCGGCCCTCGCGGATCCACGGGGACGCCTGGAGCGGCAACATCCTGTGGGACGGCCGGGGCGAGGGCTGGTTCATCGACCCGGCGGCGCACGGCGGCCACCGCGAGACCGACCTGGCGATGCTGGCGCTGTTCCCGCCCCCGTATCTGGACCGGATCATCGCGGCCTACGACGAGGTGCACCCGCTGGCCGACGGCTGGCAGGAGCGGGTCCCGCTGCACCAGCTGCATCCGTTGCTGGTGCACGCGGCGCTGTACGGATCCGACTACGGGGTGCGGGCCGCGTCGGTGGCCCGGGAGCTGGCCGAGCGGCTGCGCTAG
- a CDS encoding PIG-L family deacetylase, translating to MAAALPSCAARSGTRTRRVLGSGRAPSILQIVAHQDDDVLFMNPDLSEALAAGIPTTTVYLTAGEAMGSLHHSRNRVQFAADKQDATRSAYAQMLGVSGAWDRQTVTLPGGQSAESSTPPGIDHVRLVYLNLPEAYDVAAVPDIAGVPRGMALTGLLLGQRTDVPTIVPDSGPITESYRHTKESLLAALTAFLHECRPTVVRTLDPMFAEQHWRGSADIGGDHPDHIATARWVDVALQQYLAEEPASRVFMTNYVGYGMTALAANLSSAQSTAKSATFKAYSTHDADARRYANSYPPYQHRRHHRWTPGSLRAVPAGTGVAVFGVVDQQAVQWTCADVTGVWSGPFALGGTGVRALEAVTQADGRIRLFALQVDAMAGVSGNLRTLTDGADHWLPWTRLGGRYVLDGVCPLVDADGVLQAYATAMVEPAAAAQPAVARLVRWAQPNGEGPLAPDTLFPAVQTAGTPVAVLDQEGTPRVLYQLPDMAGTGMLTPNANGTWGPATELAATGGSGPIAAVAAPAPAGRRLHVAVGTPGGGIGIFQQGTDASFPAAWQDLGGWWPGPPALAADPSGRVVAVAPGPDGRLAVACQPQPGTGVAYSGFRTVGN from the coding sequence GTGGCGGCCGCGCTCCCGTCGTGCGCCGCGCGCAGCGGCACCCGCACCCGGCGCGTGCTCGGGTCCGGCCGCGCGCCGTCGATCCTGCAGATCGTCGCGCACCAGGACGACGACGTGCTGTTCATGAACCCGGACCTCTCCGAGGCGCTGGCCGCCGGGATCCCGACGACCACCGTCTACCTGACCGCGGGCGAGGCGATGGGCTCGCTGCACCACAGCCGGAACCGGGTGCAGTTCGCCGCCGACAAGCAGGACGCGACGCGCTCGGCCTACGCGCAGATGCTGGGGGTGTCCGGGGCCTGGGACCGGCAGACGGTCACCCTGCCCGGCGGTCAGAGCGCGGAGTCCTCCACGCCGCCGGGGATCGACCACGTGCGGTTGGTGTACCTGAACCTGCCCGAGGCCTACGACGTGGCCGCGGTACCGGACATCGCCGGGGTCCCGCGCGGCATGGCGCTGACCGGGCTGCTGTTGGGCCAGCGCACGGACGTCCCGACGATCGTCCCGGACAGCGGGCCGATCACCGAGTCGTACCGCCACACCAAGGAGTCCTTGCTCGCGGCGCTGACCGCATTCCTGCACGAGTGCCGGCCGACCGTCGTGCGCACCCTGGACCCGATGTTCGCCGAGCAGCACTGGCGCGGCAGTGCCGACATCGGTGGCGACCACCCCGATCACATCGCCACGGCACGCTGGGTCGATGTGGCGCTTCAGCAGTACCTGGCCGAAGAACCGGCATCCCGGGTGTTCATGACGAACTACGTCGGCTACGGGATGACCGCGCTGGCCGCGAACCTGTCGTCGGCGCAGAGCACGGCCAAGAGCGCCACGTTCAAGGCGTACAGCACACACGACGCCGACGCCCGGCGCTACGCGAACTCCTACCCGCCCTACCAGCACCGGCGCCACCACCGCTGGACCCCGGGAAGCCTGCGGGCGGTGCCGGCCGGCACCGGGGTCGCCGTCTTCGGCGTCGTGGACCAGCAGGCCGTGCAGTGGACGTGCGCCGATGTGACGGGGGTCTGGTCCGGGCCGTTCGCACTCGGCGGCACCGGGGTGCGGGCGCTGGAGGCGGTCACGCAGGCCGACGGCCGGATCCGGCTGTTCGCGCTCCAGGTCGACGCGATGGCCGGGGTCAGCGGGAATCTCCGGACCCTGACGGACGGCGCGGACCACTGGCTGCCGTGGACGCGGCTCGGCGGACGGTACGTGCTCGACGGCGTGTGCCCGCTGGTCGACGCCGACGGTGTGCTCCAGGCCTACGCCACGGCGATGGTCGAGCCGGCGGCCGCCGCGCAGCCCGCCGTGGCCCGGCTGGTCCGGTGGGCGCAGCCGAACGGCGAAGGCCCCCTGGCCCCGGACACCTTGTTCCCGGCGGTCCAGACCGCCGGGACCCCGGTCGCGGTCCTGGACCAGGAGGGCACGCCGCGCGTGCTGTATCAGCTCCCGGACATGGCCGGCACCGGGATGCTCACCCCGAACGCGAACGGCACCTGGGGGCCGGCCACCGAGCTGGCCGCCACCGGCGGCTCCGGTCCGATCGCCGCGGTCGCCGCGCCGGCTCCGGCAGGCCGGCGGCTGCACGTGGCGGTCGGCACCCCGGGCGGCGGGATCGGGATCTTCCAGCAGGGGACCGACGCGTCGTTCCCGGCGGCCTGGCAGGACCTCGGCGGCTGGTGGCCGGGGCCGCCGGCGCTGGCGGCGGATCCGTCCGGCCGGGTGGTGGCCGTGGCGCCGGGTCCGGACGGCCGGCTGGCGGTGGCGTGCCAGCCGCAGCCGGGTACCGGGGTCGCGTACTCGGGGTTCCGGACGGTCGGGAACTGA
- a CDS encoding thioredoxin family protein — translation MEAPAELPDPELSDPEPSDLEPPSPEPSGPELFDPSRDPRADLAAARQAAAKDGKDILLALGARWCPDCTAFEDWTRDPEVAALLARGYHLVTVSVGTERGQRDQNADIDTDFNNPIAGGIPSVSVLNPEGKIRFDSADGEFARARKMAAADLLDFLKYGR, via the coding sequence ATGGAAGCGCCCGCGGAGCTGCCCGACCCTGAGCTGTCCGACCCCGAGCCGTCCGATCTTGAGCCGCCGAGCCCGGAGCCGTCCGGCCCCGAGCTGTTCGACCCCTCGCGCGACCCCCGAGCCGACCTGGCCGCGGCCCGCCAAGCCGCCGCCAAGGACGGCAAGGACATCCTCCTGGCCCTGGGCGCCCGCTGGTGCCCGGACTGCACCGCCTTCGAAGACTGGACCCGCGACCCCGAAGTCGCCGCCCTCCTGGCCCGCGGGTACCACCTGGTGACCGTCAGCGTCGGCACGGAGCGCGGCCAGCGCGACCAGAACGCCGACATCGACACCGACTTCAACAACCCGATCGCCGGCGGCATCCCGTCCGTGTCGGTCCTCAACCCCGAGGGCAAGATCCGCTTCGACTCGGCCGATGGGGAGTTCGCGCGGGCGCGCAAGATGGCGGCGGCGGATCTTCTGGACTTCTTGAAGTACGGGCGCTGA